CTATCCATTTCCATTTGGACACGTGTCTTTCGCTCGAGTTTCAGACACTGGTATTTAGGCGCTTTTAAATTACCATCGCTATCCCCCGATCCTCCTCCGCCCCCTAATAGAAATGAGTGCCGCCCAGAGACGAAGACTTAATCCACTGAGTCAAGAAACCGAGTCGGATGACTCGGGGATACTCAACGAGTGTGTACTATTACTCGTTTTCGAGTCAATAAAATGGGATTTGCAGGTCCTTTGTTTGACCGCTTCAGTCAACCGTAAGCTTCGAGCTATAGCGAAACGGTTATTATGGCGGAAGCTCTGTGTATATCGAGCGCCTCGCATGGTATCGGCATTGGTTAATGGCTCACCTAGTGGAAGAATAGGTGGTGGATGGGATGCTCTCGCGAAGCTCATGTTTTTCTGTTGTGGTTGTGAGTCGACTCGCAATTTCAAACTGAGTCGGTCTTCTCCGGGTCATTTCGCGGGTGCGTCTCGGTTCTCGAAGACTTCGGGTCGGAGCTTCTTGACCAAAAAATGTCGGGCGGATCTGTTGTTCGTCAGTGACCCGTGTGAGCACCCAGTGGGGGATAAAGAAGACGATTTAGGGATCTACCGAGGGGTATTCCGGGGATTTCTCAGGTCCAACACACGAGCCTGCTTGATCGGACGGCAAGTAGCGTTCGACGACCGGGTTAGGTGTCCTTACTGCGGGACCCGAGTTTGGAGCATGACGGCGGCTCGGCTCGTTCCCAAGAGCGCCGCCCGGCGACTCGGGTCACGTGACGGGAGGTTGGAGTATTTCGTTTGCGTGAACGGCCACTTGCATGGGACTTGTTGGCTAGTGCCACTGTCGTCGGAAGAAGAAAACTGCGAGGAGGTGGAGGAAGAGGAGGATGAGGATGAGGACGGCGGCGATTTCAATGGGGAAGCATATAAGAAGCATGAGAAGGTGACAAATGGCACGGGGAGCAGGAGCTCGTTAATGTTTTAAGACACGGTGGGGGTGGACGCCCACCAATTAATTGCTTAACTTGTAAGTAGAGATTGAGATTTTTGATATTACGAGTGTTAAAAAAGATATAATTGTTGCGTTAATgcattatttaattcaatttttaattttctatGCTATCACACGTGGATCATAATTCATTCTCGAAATGTTATGATTTCTATCAGAGTTCAAATACGACCTCAATGTCAACCACGCGTCTTCACCATTTCTTTTTTCCCCTCTCATCACCACTTAGCTTCACaccttttgtctttatttttccACAGGCCACTAATATACGACCGCCGGAGACTCCGAGTTTTACAATACAAAGGCTAGCCTCATGTTTTCATCCGATATGACTTCATTTTGGTCAGACATTCATATCGTTTTTCTTCAGATTTGTATTTGGGGTCATTTGGCCCCCTTTTTCTGTACTTTGATATACATATATTGAATGAAGTAGACCTAATAATACAATTAAAAGGCattattaaacatacaaattTAGATCCTATTATaagttatatataaatattttaaagatgaaACACAACTACAATGCAAATATATAATGAGGAAATATCACTTCCCAATACAGAGCAACCATAGGAACAACTAAATTTACATCTCTTACAAATACCCAAGCTTACAAcactgaaataaaattaaaaaaaaaagaaggaattcTTCTAATCCAATTGTATTTTCATCTATTTTTGGTCATTCATATCTTCTTCTTtcttattttacttttaattagTAAGGAAACTGTACCAAGCTGTAGCTATAGCCGTTGCTTCACCCTCCTACCATTTGCATCACTTCCATCAAAGATGGGTTCAATCCCATGTTTGCATACATACATCGAGTGCTCAATCACTCTAGCAACATACTCCAACAGCTCGGTCATGACAGATGGGCAACTTTCCTTTAAGTACACGAAACCATCTGTTTGCATTACAGCTGCCCAAGACAAAAGAAAAACGCTGGGGGTTCAGTCAAGAGAAACCTAAGAGTTGGATGAATCTTGTAAA
Above is a genomic segment from Gossypium arboreum isolate Shixiya-1 chromosome 8, ASM2569848v2, whole genome shotgun sequence containing:
- the LOC108469915 gene encoding EID1-like F-box protein 3 — translated: MSAAQRRRLNPLSQETESDDSGILNECVLLLVFESIKWDLQVLCLTASVNRKLRAIAKRLLWRKLCVYRAPRMVSALVNGSPSGRIGGGWDALAKLMFFCCGCESTRNFKLSRSSPGHFAGASRFSKTSGRSFLTKKCRADLLFVSDPCEHPVGDKEDDLGIYRGVFRGFLRSNTRACLIGRQVAFDDRVRCPYCGTRVWSMTAARLVPKSAARRLGSRDGRLEYFVCVNGHLHGTCWLVPLSSEEENCEEVEEEEDEDEDGGDFNGEAYKKHEKVTNGTGSRSSLMF